Sequence from the Burkholderia sp. GAS332 genome:
ATATCGCTCGCAAGTTCTAGCAGGGCAAGTTCTGGGACAGAAACCAACACGTGCGCGCTTTTTGATGGCAACGGTCGCAGCCATTGAATCACCGAATATTGATCGTCAAACAACTGCGTTGTCTGAAACGTGTAGGGCATGTGCTGCTCAATCCAAGTGGGAAAGCGATAGGCTCTCGATCCCCACAGCGTGATCTTGGGTCTGAAGGCAACGTTGTGCCGGGCTCCCTGCCAGTCAAGTGCTGTTTTGCCACCAACGTGCAGTCCGGGAATCCGCCTGCTCAGGTAGGCGATGATTCCTTCTACAGAAGCAACATCCCCAGCGACTAGATAAGCTCCTTTCGACAAGCGTTGGAGCCACCCCGCTTTAACCAGGTAGGTGGTTTGGGCCGGGCTTATCTCGAAGCTCCGCAGCATCGCTGGATCAAGTGGTTGTCCGCGCGGCGCGGCTTTTATCAGGCCCTGGATTTTTCGATCACTCAAGGTTACCTCGGAGGCGTAGTTTAAACGATAGAAATTGGTTAAAAATTTTAGTTAAAGCAATTAAATTACGCAAGAACCGCCCTCGCCGTCAATAGTCTCCGGGGGGGCAACTATCTGGTGCGAACGAATTGTTCGACCGGGCTGGCACCGCACAGCTACGGCTCCGGGATGTCAGATTCCGGACTCGGCGAGAGTGCGGCCGGTCTGCGTTCAGCTTGTGGCGGTCGTGATGCGATTCGGCTGAGCATTGCAATTGGGTGCTACAGATCGAATACGGAAAGAAAAACGTACTTGGCGTAAGCAGGGCGCGAAGCAGATTTCATCTGCCCGCTTGTCCAATGTCCGCTTGGGCGAAAGCGTTGGCACGAATGGTTTAGTCTCGGAATCGCCCGACATGCCTAGGCTCGACCGACTATCGCTTTTAAAACGAACGAAAGCACGCGTCTCACAAGGGGCCCGACCGTTATAAAGGCAATTTTTTAAATTCGGAGGCTCTACCAAAAACAGCCACTTAGCGAGGGCTATCTCGACCGAATATATTTTTTGCGGTCATCTGATGATCGTATAAATAAAAAGTGTCAGCGGGAAATAAAAAGTGTCACGGATTTGGCGATCATCCTACTATGGGGGACGTGTTCTGGCGGAGTTGCCGGGGTGCCGGCATGCGGTTGTTCGCAATGGGGGCGGGAGGTGCCGGCGAAGGCTTGACGTGCAGGGCCGGCGACTACGGGCGCATTGGGCACAATCCTGCTAACGGTCGTTACCGCAGCCTCGCTGCGAGGGGGGATTGTCGCCGGACGCTCCTGGGCACAACCGCCCGACCGCATCCGGCTTTCATGGCATTAGATGCCCAATTACCACGTCACCTGGGATTGGATGCCCGGCAGTTTGCATGTGGCGTCATCAGGCAAAAACCGGCCATCTACAGTCAGACGTGATACGTAGACGATTGTCCGTTTATGGAGCACGAGCCGTCACTCATCGGGAGTCCGTAGAGCGTCCGGGGAGTTCGAACTTAAGGGTTTCGTCGCGGACCGCGCGCGCGATCTCGAGCTTTACCAGAACGCCGCGTATGGCCGTCACTACATGGCGCTTGTAGATCGCGTGCAGCAAGCGGAGCGGCGTGTTTCTGGCAATGCCGGTGAGCTCACGGAAGCGGTGGCGCGTAACTATTTCAAGGTGCTTGCGTACAAAGATGAGTATGAGGTCGCGCGTTTGCATACCGACGGCAGCTTCCATGCATACCTATCCAGTGCTTTTGACGGTGGCGGCAAAAAGGTGTTTTATATGGCGCCGCAGCTTCTCATGCGTCGCGACCCTCGCACCGGCAGTAGCAACAAGATTGCGCTTCGTGCGGCATGGCTTGATCCGCTGTTGCGCGTGATGAAGTATGGCAAGGTGTTGCGCGGAACGGCCTTCGATTCGTTTGGCCGTCAGAAAGACCGGCTCATCCAGCGTGCGTTGATCGGCGAATTCGAGGAAGACGTCGATCTGGCTCTTCAAAGGCTCACGCCACAAACGATCGAATCGGCGGTTGCCTTATTGCGTGTGCCGTCGTCGATCCGCGGCTTTGGCGTGGTCAAGGAACGCAATTACGAAAGCGCCCGCCCGGTGCGTGAACAATATCGCGCGACGTTGCTGGAAAGTGGTCGATAACGGGGCCTGTGCGGCGAGACGATGAAGCGGATTGGCGATAGCGTGTTTTGCGTCGCCATGAGTGGGAACTCTGGACCTGGCGCCGCGTTCGACCCCGCCGGCATGGTGCCGCGCCCCGACATTGAGATGCGGCCTGCGCACCAGCCTCAAGCGTCAATCTTTGTCATGCGACCGACAGTGCCGACAGTCGCTTCTCTGCGCGCATATGCGACGCAACGTTTCGCGAGTATTTCGGTCGGGTCGACGAGTCGCATGACGCGTCCGTTGTGGGACGTGAAGCTGGCTTGCGGCAACAACAACGGAAGTTCGGTGCAGCCGAGAATGACCACCTCGATGTCGCGGTCTATAAGATCGTTCAGCGCTGCGTGGATGTCTTCCACGCATTCACCCTTGGTAAAGCCAGCCTTGACGCCGCGTGGACCGTAAATGGCATTCATCAGTCTCGCCTGCAGGCCGTTGCCGGGCGTAGTCTGTTTTAATCCGTGGGATGCCAGCGCTTTCCGGTAAACGCCGCTTTCGATCGTACCGCTCGTTGCGAGCAGGCCAACTTCGCGCAGAGCCGGAAAGGCGCGGCGCAGGTGGTCGACGGTAACCGTCAACATGTTCAAAATCGGAACGTTCAGATAGGGCTGGATCCGCTCGACAAACGCATGCGCCGTGTTGCACGGAATAGCAATCAGATCAGCGTCGCCAGCCTCGAGTTTCTTGCACGTTGCATGCAGCGCCACTGTCGGATCGGGCCCGTTGCCAACCAGATTTGAGGTGCGGTCCGGGATCTGCGGGTTCTGCTCAATCACCAGCTTGATGTGATCCTGGTCTCGCGAGGCAGGTGTACTGCGCACGATCTTTTGCACGAAGTCCACGGTCGCGGCGGGACCCACCCCTCCCACCACCCCAACCTTGAAGGGGCGGGCGCGATCGGCGTACTGACCTGTTGCGACATGTTCGGCATACACCAGGTTCGAATCCGTCACAGGCACAGACAACGCAATCTGCCCGCTGACGAGCGCGACCTCGGTCAGTCCCGGCAGAATGACTTCTGCGCCCTGCGCAAGCAGATCTATACAGGCCTCGCGAATCAGTTCGACGGCTCGTCCTTCCAGGTTACCGTTGCGGATGCCTTCGTCGCCATAGACTGCGGTGGTAACGCAATCTGTGCCGCCCAAAGCCCGTGGATGCAGCACCTCGAACTCAGGTGCCTGAAAATATCGCTCGAAGCACTTTTCCTCCCGCATATAGTCCGATGTCAGTACACCAATTCGCCGTGCGGACGGATAGCAGCGCCGTACATGGACAACCAGCGCGTCGATCATGTCGACGACCTTCAGCGAAGCGTTTTCCTGTAACTGATCGATGAATGTGTGGCTCAGGAAGCACGGCAGCACGACCGTCCGGACACCACGCCTTTCGAAATCGCGGATCATGTCGAAGATATACAGCTTCTGCTCGACGGTTGCCGTCCGTGAGTGAGTCGGATCGCGAAACGGGTGCTGTTCAAAGATCACGTCGCAAGGCCCTGCACGGCTGTCGGCGTGCAGGGCCTTCAGCAGCTTGAAAAGAACATCGGCCCCGGCAAGCGGCCCGAGGCCACCAACGATACCGAATGAACGTCCGGCCTCTGCCTTCGTTACTTTTGTGGCTGTCATTGCGTTCCGCCTCCAAGCTATTTATATCGTGCCCTGCTGCCCGTGCGACGCTAGTGCGCGTCACCGCAACATGAATGACATTGCCGACAGGCAGTTGAGCATGCGCACCACGTGTTCGACAGAAGGCGCGTCAAAGCGCAGCGAGACGCCGTCGGTTCGCGTGAGCGTTGGCCACTGGCCGAACAGATCGGCCAGCGCCGGGCTCTGCACACGCAGTTCGCACCTGAAGTGACTGGATCGAACACGAGGCACGTCGCTTACCTCTCCTCCCGCCACGTGGAGTGCCACGACCGCCTGCGCGGCGCGGCCGATCTCAGCTCGCGCGCTAGCGGGCGTCTGCGTTGCGCCGCTTGCGTGTCCGGATGCAGTTTTGGTGATCACAAAAGTCGCATCGGGAAAGGCCGGACGTGTTTCTTCGACGAATGCGTCGTCGCCCGACAGCAGCGCAACAGAGGCCCCGTATTCCTGCGCAAGTGCGCCGTACAATCCCGCTTCCCCCACTAGGATGCCGTTCAGCCGCACGCTCGCAAACGCGAAGCTATTCATCGTATGCGCAAGGATGCCGCGACTTTGCGACATGGCGTGGTAGCCGATCATGAACACGAGCGCCGGGCCGGTTTCGAGTCCCGCCATCATGCCTAGCATGCGGGGTTTGCCGAGCACAACCTGGGCGCGTGCATCGAGCAAATCGGGCAACAGGTTGTGAAAGCTTCCGTGGGAATCGTTGACCCACACCTGTTTGGCGCCACCCGCGAAAGCCCCTTCGATGGCGGCATTCGCTTCAAGCGTCATCCAGCGGCGCGCGGCTTCGTACTCGCCGTTGCCCGCGCGGGTCTGTTCCGGATGGAACACACCAGCTACACCTTCGATGTCGGTGGAAATCAGCACTTTCATCAACGTGCCCTATCGAGAAGTTGAGCGATATCCGGCGCCGCGTCGTGCAACGACAGCCGTCGGTGGCCATCGCGGCCCGTCACCGAAACGGCATTCCACAGGGCATCGATAATGGCCTGCTCGACGCTGTCCGCGCACGCCTGAAAAAGCGGGTCGAGCCTCGTGTCAGCGAGTATCGGTGGTGGCCTTGTGAAGTCGGCGTCGCACGCGACAGTCCATGCCGTGGTAAAAGCCAACGCGATGTCGCCGCTGCCATGGCCGTACACGGAGCCCGTGCGCGCAAGCCCCGCCGCGGCGCGCATCGACAGACGTTTCAGTTGCCGACCTTCAAGCGGTGCATCGGTTGCGACGATCATGATGATCGAGCCTTGCTCCGGTTTCATTGCAGTCGCGTCGGCAGTCGCCGCGCGCTTCGCCAGAACGTGCCCCACTGCGGCACCGCCGAGCGTAAGTGTCGGCAATCGTCCGAAATTCGCTAGCACCAGCGCGCCGGCCGTATAACGCTCCCCAGCGATCTCGATGACGCGCGACGCCGTACCAATGCCGCCCTTCAAGTCGAAGCAGGACATGCCACGACCCGCGCCGACGGCGCCGCGTTGAACGTCAACGCTCGCTTTGCGGCGCGCGATGTCGTAGTGTTCGGCCGTGATTGCGAACGTCTGAATGTCGTTCAGATAGCCGTCGTTGCATTCGAACACCAGCGGGTTCAACGTGGGCCAGTCCCGGCCAACTTGTGGGTTAGCTTTAATTGCCGACCGGATCTGCGCCTGCACGGTTGCGCCGACACCGAAGGTATTGGTCAATGCAACGGGCGTTTCGAGCAATCCGAGTTCGTTGACCTGCACGAGTCCAACGCTCTTGCCAAAGCCGTTGATCACCGTTACCCCTGCGGGCACCTTGCACCGGTACACGTCGCCAGGATGCGGTTGAATTACCGTCACACCGGTCTGGATCGAGCCCTCGTCGAGCGTGCAATGACCGACGGTCACGCCGTTCACATCGGCAATCGACCCGCGCGGACCGGATGGCAGCACGCCCGCATGAGGCGCCGGCGATAGTGGTTTCATGTTCATGGTCTGTCAGGCTCTGGATACACGCAGCGAACATATTTCAATGAACTTTTGAGTCATGGCGCTCGATCTCACGTGTGAAGTTCAGGTTGCGTGTGCGCGTCGTGTCGATGCGAAAATTCGTCACTTGTTCACTGGAGCGTTCCACCGTCAACATGCCGCGGATAACCGCCAACTCGCCTGTGGGGTCAAACGTGAAAACGTCGTGACTGACTGGCTCCAGCAGGTAGGCGACTTTGCCTGCCACGCCTTCCATCGTCATGGTGAGCGTGTCATTCGCCACGGCGATCGTCGCACGCGCGGCCGCGTCGCCACTGTGATACGCACCCGCGAGGCCAGCCGACGCGTCGGAGAACGACGGTACGTTATCGGGCAAGCGTTCAAGCGTTTCTGCGTGACCGCAGTCCACCAATTCGATAGCCGTCACACGCCCGTCCGCTTGCGACGCGCGAGGCTT
This genomic interval carries:
- a CDS encoding transcriptional regulator with AbiEi antitoxin N-terminal domain, producing MSDRKIQGLIKAAPRGQPLDPAMLRSFEISPAQTTYLVKAGWLQRLSKGAYLVAGDVASVEGIIAYLSRRIPGLHVGGKTALDWQGARHNVAFRPKITLWGSRAYRFPTWIEQHMPYTFQTTQLFDDQYSVIQWLRPLPSKSAHVLVSVPELALLELASDIGKRGRKGQSLDEAVHLADMLRNLRIDVLSPLLENCVRVKVVKLVRDLGQSSGYAWGKDLQQYVNRLSRGKRWSIKEKDGRRLTLKP
- a CDS encoding aspartate racemase yields the protein MTATKVTKAEAGRSFGIVGGLGPLAGADVLFKLLKALHADSRAGPCDVIFEQHPFRDPTHSRTATVEQKLYIFDMIRDFERRGVRTVVLPCFLSHTFIDQLQENASLKVVDMIDALVVHVRRCYPSARRIGVLTSDYMREEKCFERYFQAPEFEVLHPRALGGTDCVTTAVYGDEGIRNGNLEGRAVELIREACIDLLAQGAEVILPGLTEVALVSGQIALSVPVTDSNLVYAEHVATGQYADRARPFKVGVVGGVGPAATVDFVQKIVRSTPASRDQDHIKLVIEQNPQIPDRTSNLVGNGPDPTVALHATCKKLEAGDADLIAIPCNTAHAFVERIQPYLNVPILNMLTVTVDHLRRAFPALREVGLLATSGTIESGVYRKALASHGLKQTTPGNGLQARLMNAIYGPRGVKAGFTKGECVEDIHAALNDLIDRDIEVVILGCTELPLLLPQASFTSHNGRVMRLVDPTEILAKRCVAYARREATVGTVGRMTKIDA
- a CDS encoding D-amino peptidase produces the protein MKVLISTDIEGVAGVFHPEQTRAGNGEYEAARRWMTLEANAAIEGAFAGGAKQVWVNDSHGSFHNLLPDLLDARAQVVLGKPRMLGMMAGLETGPALVFMIGYHAMSQSRGILAHTMNSFAFASVRLNGILVGEAGLYGALAQEYGASVALLSGDDAFVEETRPAFPDATFVITKTASGHASGATQTPASARAEIGRAAQAVVALHVAGGEVSDVPRVRSSHFRCELRVQSPALADLFGQWPTLTRTDGVSLRFDAPSVEHVVRMLNCLSAMSFMLR
- a CDS encoding L-aminopeptidase DmpA. Serine peptidase. MEROPS family S58 → MNMKPLSPAPHAGVLPSGPRGSIADVNGVTVGHCTLDEGSIQTGVTVIQPHPGDVYRCKVPAGVTVINGFGKSVGLVQVNELGLLETPVALTNTFGVGATVQAQIRSAIKANPQVGRDWPTLNPLVFECNDGYLNDIQTFAITAEHYDIARRKASVDVQRGAVGAGRGMSCFDLKGGIGTASRVIEIAGERYTAGALVLANFGRLPTLTLGGAAVGHVLAKRAATADATAMKPEQGSIIMIVATDAPLEGRQLKRLSMRAAAGLARTGSVYGHGSGDIALAFTTAWTVACDADFTRPPPILADTRLDPLFQACADSVEQAIIDALWNAVSVTGRDGHRRLSLHDAAPDIAQLLDRAR